Within the Glycine soja cultivar W05 chromosome 3, ASM419377v2, whole genome shotgun sequence genome, the region GGCTTCTTTTACAAAAGCTACTAACCTGAGGCAATGGCCACAAATTTGAATCCGATGGTTGCATATATGGTAAGGTAGTCTCAGGAAACTTCAGAGCAGTTGACTCATCACATACAGGACTCATTACACTGTACCACCGTCTGACCTCAGGAACAGCAGTACTAGCAGAAGTTCCAGCATCTGCCTCAACACTGTCAAGCTGCGCAGAATGAGTAGACATATTCATACCATTGTCAATAGCAACCACTTTATTCACTAAAATTTGAGGATCTTCAAAAACATTGCCATCAGATTGTGTAATATCTGTACTTCTAATAGGGCTCTGTCTTTCCAAAGAACCAGTAACAGGGTTGACATCATTACTCCCGTGATCAACGGATGAATCTTCTGCAGTTATTAATGTTATAGCGTTCACTCTGTCATCTTCTGAGCCAGATTCCATGGAGATAGCATCTCCTTCCACAGGAAAACTACCAGGTGTATTTGGAGATAAACAAATTTCATGAGTACAACTCAGGTCTTGTGAAACCACTGTTGTGGGAGATTTCATTTGAAGATTGAGTTCATTTGTGACAGATTTCACAAGTTTTGAAACACAAGTACCCAGAAAATCCTTCTGCTTCTCCTCCTCTGCCAAATCATTCAGCTCAGGCATGTTGGAGTCTGAAGCACCACTTCTATTGCATTTCTCGACGCAAAGTCCATTTTGTACACAATTAGAAAAATCCTTCACATGCTTCCACAGTTCTGAGTAAACATCGGTGGCTTCCTCTTCCTTGCAATCGAAGTTCAAGTACAGTTTTGCTAGAGCAAGTGAATCTTTCATATCAATCTCATGTTCCAACAAACAAGCTGCTAGCCAACACTGAAGATACAGATTTCATCACACAACTATGATATAATGCTTAAAGACTAGTAATATTTGTTAcataaaagtataaaacaaCTATTATCCAAAAAATGAGCAACTCACATAAACAAGAGTGTGCAAAAAATGAACAACCCATAACACGTTTTGCAACATATATGGTATGGAAGGTAATTCAAACTCCAATGTGATTTTTGACCAACCATACACTACGATAGgccagaaaaagagaaaatgcaaCAGAAAATCTCAGCTTATTTTGAGATTGCtggaatttattttttcttctaaggAAGCTATGCCCCAGGTTTCAAGGTGGATGGTACCTCTTGGATACCatagtgaaaaaaattagagagaaaataagggCTTGGAAGTGTGTGAGGAGGACACCAAATTAGATACAAAGTAAAAGGGTTTTGGATGAAGCATTATGTCAATTGATCCCGACTTACACCACCATTTATACCAGATTATGTGTAGGAGGGATATTATCAGTATGTTTTGTCAATCAACCAGCCGTCAATAGAACACCAACAACGAACAACATTGGATCACTCAATCAATTATCTTAATTTAGCAATCAACACTTTCATAATTCACACAAATTTTCCGAACACTTTTCCAAATCCTTAACAGGAAAGAAGTATGGCTATAAAATGTGGAAACTAGACAAAAATTTCTCAAGAACTGACTGTTGCTAGCCATACCTTGTTTGAGGCAGACAAACATTATAACCAACTGGGGAGCTTAAACCAATCAATACAGACAAGCTAGCTAGAATTCAAATTATTGACAGAAGaattatgtatatgtatatatatatatatcctagtAGCTCCTTTCTTTCTCAAAAGATGCACAATGATTCATCCATAATCTAAACAAACATGTGGCCAGCTACTTATGTTttcgatttaaaaaattagagcaAAAACTAACCACAGATATTTCAAAAGCCTGTACAGTAGAAACTTCTTGGCAATTAACATTGTAATGTTTGAATATGTGCTCAAGAATCCTCATGGCGACAGCCTTGACTTTTTTCTGCACGTGAAATCAAACAATCATGCAAATCAATCTGTTTGTTCCAAAAATAGTCATCGCAgtcttatataatattattataattcaaGCATGAAAACATGTTGCCAATACaaagataatttaataaaatataatccaaTGCTAGAGTGATACTAACGGTAACAGTTTCCAAGCAACTAATGGtacagaataataataataataataataataaattctacttttgaattctttgctttaaataaaatcctttcttttattaataaaactaCACAAACGAAACAAATATGCATGCATGCTCCATAAGTGTGAAAACTTCTCAAGACAAATCCAATTGTAGTAATGTCAAATTATAAATGTTGGTACACAGTGTTGTTGGGCTGGTCATATACAAGCTGTACTACACTAGTACTTCACCAAGATTATTGATGTAAATGCTGTTGTATGAGGAATAACGTCTGTGTTTAGAATTGGACTATTTTAgagaattattaataatatcatcttcttctccttccatctctatgtttttcatttctttctctccctcAATATTTTTCAACATAGTATCAGAACAATACCATATGACATGACTTGTACCGTATCTCCACTGTATAGATCCCCAAACCTGGGACCCTCCTGTTTTGTGTCCTTtatttatcctatcttttgtgTCCTTGTTCACCACCAAATAATTCTCCTCCCAgtgtctcttttttttcactctATCACTATTCTTGTTTTCCTTGCTCGGCAATGATGATCTAATGAATTTGTTTGCAACATTAGTTGTTGCATTTGTTTCCTTTAAGTTCTTATCTATacttgttgtgtttgtttctttagcGACATGATTAGAATTTCATATTCAGCCTATCTACAACATCTGATCGACCCTCACTAGAAAATTACTCCAACAACAAAGAAAGCAAATCTAGCCACCCTAAAGTATGGACTTCAGTacaaataattgtttttgagaATTGGTGAATTTTGGAATAGATTTTCAGTTtcgagaaaaataaaagtatggaAGTTGTAAAATGGAGCCCAAGTTGAGTTTTAGTTGACATTTCATTGTGACTATATTTCACTTCAATGAAGATGATACTGGAGTTATAAGATGGTTGTGATAGCAGAGCAATGAAACATAATTTGTAGGTTTACCCAAAGAACTGTAAATTGGTTCATGAGAACCAATTCGTAATTCATTTACAAATTAGTTGGCTCCCATTTTGTTCCAATTCAAGAAAAAAGACAAACCTGTACTGTGTACCAAAAAGTATTGAAAACAAGATACCCATAGGTAGCGGTTCATCTTTTAGATGGCATTTATTAAGATATCCCACAACAGCTAGgaaaaaggttaaattactcCTTATAAGACTTGGGTTACTTTAGAGTTAAGTTAGACCTAATTCATTTCTAATATAGTATTAGAGTTGATCAAGCCTTGATTTTGAGCCGTCACAAATATCCAATCCTACAAACTTTATGCTCCAAATATTCAGTCCTAGGGATGAAGGTGGGTGTTAGGATGTCCCACATTGCTTAGGAAAATGGCTAGGTTTTGGGAATTTTGCCCAGTtcataaatacattttaaaggAGAATAAGACAAGACTGGTTTGGGGTGATTGAATGCATTATCATTGTTGAAAGTTTGAACCAGTAGTTACAAGGAAATGCACTTGCACCAACTTGGGGAGTCGTGACTTCCCCTTAAAGGTGCTTCAATGAaagttttaacaaaaaaacacaCATGTTTAAGCAAAAGTTACTGAAGCATGTATTGAGACCCTACCGAAAAACGTAGAATGTCGCAAAGACCTGATATATCTGGCTTTGGCAAATTTCGTATGTCAGGCGGGTTCTTTTTCTCTGAAAATTGCATGTTCGTTGCAATTTTTCCCGTAGTTTCATTGGTCAAGGGATGCCCTGTAGAATCAAGTACATTAGACAAACCATTTGAATTACCTAAGggaatgaaaatgaattagCAGCAGCATGTatcttttcaaatcatttccacTACACCCCACCCCACCcccaaaaaaaattcttatgccATGAATAAAACTAATGCTTTCCAAGTAAATAGTTAGTTGAAGAAATAAATAGAAGACTATAAAAGTGGCAAGATAACAATCAGCAGTACCATTTGATTTATTTGCTCTATTGACAACACTTGTATTCTTCTTGCTCTTCAACCTTGTTTTCCAATATTTGGAATCAACAATATTCCTGGACACTTCCCTTCCTTTAGAATCAACAACATCATTGGACACCTTTCTCCTCTTGGGATCAACTTTATTCATGGTCCATTTGCTCCACTCAGGATCAGCATTATCCTTGGACACTTTTCTCCTCTTGGGATCAACATTATCCTTCGACGCTGTCCTCTTTTCTATAAAGGTGTATTTTTCACATTCAGATTCTCTTAGTCCGTAATCAAAATGTTTGACTGTGTTCCTGATCCTCTGAGATGAAACAGGCAAAAATTTCCATTTAGGATGCCTTCCTTCAAGATCACTCCAGGAAAAACCACATGGCTCACCGCCAGATTTCATTATTCTTTCTCCTGGCAATAAAACATCCCTCGCATATTCCCCTCCATTCTGCTGTATTCTTGATATGAATGACCATCCATGACAATCAGTATCATCAGCACCACAAACCAATTGGGATGATAATTCAGAGGTTGTATCACATAGAAGTGACATATCTACAGTGTCTGGAGTAGAAACAACACTGGCATGCAAATCATCAAGCTTATTGAACAAATAGGAGGCCCCCCATTTTAGCAGGGTGGGACAAATACTCTGGCTAAGCAATCGCACATTGCTGTCAAGAGCTATACCCTCTTTTGCAAGCATTAAAATTTTTTCTTCAACAGTGAAAAATGAGTACAATCTGAAAACAGTAATCTGTTTAAACTGTGAGCTGATAGACATCCTTTGTAAGCCTCTTAGGTCATTTTGTGGTTCCAAATCACTGTCAAACAATATAACAGTGTCCACTGAAGAAAGCTTAACACTAGAGAGACAGGCACGGTTTTCCATCAAGAAGACAAATTTTCCACTTTCTCCATCATTAAATGTGTCTAAAGCAGCTTGCTTTGATTTTGGGGTATAACCTCTATCATATCGTACATAGCAATCCTTACCAAATCTCTGACAGAGAACATCATCCAAAATATCTCCAATTGATCCAGAGCCACAAGTTGACTGCagttttttaagtgaaagagAACTAGCTGAATCCTCAagaaatcttaaaataaatcatgttacAACCAATTAACAACCAAAATATGACAGTTTTTATGAGAACAGCAAAAAATTCTCATATTTCTAAATCCTTAACAGGCAACAAAAATAATAGCTAAAAATAGCCACGAAATTCGTATATACGAAGAGACATTATTTTCATATTCAGTAATAAGTCAACATGGAAACATTACTAACAAAGTACTTGTATTGCCAAAGTATGAGACACTGCTTCAAGTTGGTGTATTTCATGGAAATCTTATCAAGATATCATTTCAAAGATAAAGCAATAATCACAAAGTATCTGACAATCTACTTTATAGGAACTTTCTGAAATTTTAGTAACAAGAGATAAAAACTGGATGAGAAATTTTATATGCCAGCCCAGGCATTCCTATTTTCTTGGCAAACTTAAAAGAATGCTAGCGGGGTCTGATTCTATCAAAACTCCCAATATCATTCCTGACAAGTCGGGCTGCGCCAACAAGCATCAAATGGTAGACAGTAGACTCCAATCACAGTCTACAACTAAAAGAAGCGACAGTGACCAACTGAACTACATATTATATATCAAATTGTTGACAATTGAGTgtgcatttattttaaatttaaatttcaaactaGGGTTGTAGAAGATTTAGGTAGTAAAGATCAAGATCAAGATCAGATTATTCATATCTGATTTGACTTGATTCCCCTATTGGAAACTCCTTGACAAGCTAACCAACTGGAAAAGGCAAACATATGGAGAAGGTCGAGCAGTTCAAGCCTCAAATGGAGAAAACATGGAGCAGAAGGGAAACTCTGGGTCACTCTCTTTCACTAAGGAACAATTGGAGCACTTGTATAGGTTCTCTTCAACTAAAATGTCAGTTAATCCATCTTTTTCTCTAGCCCAAAAAGGTATTTCTTTTTCTGCTAGTCTTCATTATACCAAACAAAATTCTAAAGCTCCATGGATAATTGATTCTAAAGCATGACAAACTGTTCAAAATTGTTCTTCACATAAAGTCTTTGTGTAAATCATAAGATCAGAATAGCAGATGGTACCTTTTCTACATAGCTTCCAGTGTTGATTCCAAGGACTAATTAGACCTAATATTGAATCCTCTATAAGCAAGTTGGGCATGTTCAACATCTATGCTTGAGGGGGGTGTCTATAGTTgtatttgcttttatttttaatttaaattttaaataaatattctagAAGATTTAGGTAGTTAAGATGAAGACCAGATTATTCAGgtctaatttgattttattcttcCTTATTTTCTCCCTATCTTatccttatatttattttgtaaaaagggTGAATGTCTGTATCTGTGGATAAGTTATATAACATCAGCAAATACTAACCCTAATAATTGAGAGTGGCAACTCTATAATACATAATGTGATGTCTGTgtctaaaacaattaaaaagaatCATGATGATCTGTCATAAGTGTATCTGCTATAGGAATGTGCATGAAAGAATAGAGAACTTGGAGCTTTGAATTTTCTTTCAtgttaacataataataattcacCCAGAAAGAAAGACaattaaaattgtgaaaaagaattgacaattccattttttattttattttttggaatagCAAAACTACCGGAGtcaccaaaatcaaaattccgAAATTTAGTCACATAATAAGCTCTTTAGTGTATCAAATTTAATTCATACCCTATGGCAATGATGACACaaaaggaaaatgaataaagaaaattGCTAGCAGGGCAATTCTCACTCAATTAAATTACACAATAATTTTATGGGATATTTATCATGCAAGATAATTCCTCTTCCAATCAACCCTAGTTTTATCCCCAACAAGGTTTAGATGCAGTTGTAAGCAAGTCACTCACCCAGGGAGAGGACTAAAGTTCATACCCTAGAAAAGGCAATTGTTAGAAGGGCATCCTAGTCGCAACAATACCCAAGGTATTAATCTCACAGCAATACAAGTGGAACTGTACATATTCCAGCCAAAGACCAAAAATACTTCTCTTTCACTCTAGATGCTATGTAAGGGAGAGAAATTTGACCTTATTCCCTACTTTTGGTGAAAAGACAGGTTGCTAACTGATCTATTGCACTTCCAGCATCaagccacaacaacaacaataaaaaacgttcatatataaaataaaaaaataaaaaataggtacTTTATATGTTAAAATCTATAGAATAAgtatatgataataataactTGACAAGTTAACtaaattaaaacaacaaaaaacatgtaatttttacACAATGCAATAGCAAGCAATATCTATATTATCAAATCACTCCACAATTTTGcactataaacaaaatattatcagGTAGGTACAGAATTACATTAATGAGGAAACATGGTACAATATCTTAATCAGCACTTAACAGCTCTCTCAATATAACAAGTGAATAAACTCgcaaaaatacaagaaatacaacaaattaaaaaaaaaaaacaagggatTTCAATAGATGACTACCTGAAATAATATTAACACCCTTAACCCACGACTTCTTGCTTCCAAAAGGATTTTTTCAAGGAGTTGCAGTTTTCCACTTGCTTGTATACCAATATTTAAACGCTCTTCATCAGGTAGACCTTTAGTAACAAAACTTTGCAGTTCCGGGTTCAGGAGATAAGGGTGGTCACAGCACTGTAAAAATCAACCACATATCATCATGCTGTCTTATTGACATTGCACTTAGTAGTACTACTatagatttaataaaaattgaagtagTATGATGAAAGAAATGTTGAACTAAAAATTGACTACCAAAATGCATGATAAATGAGATTTCAGCTTATTTGAAACTCTGTTTCTTATCATGTTTACCTTCCTTATTGAGATAATAAGGTCATGGAGGGCATCAACTGAGTCGGACTTTTGGCCTGAGCATAACAACATTAAGTTTGAAAGCAGCATTGAACAATACTGCTCAAGCTGCAAATGGGAAAGGCAGGCTGGAACCCAATACTCTACAAACCTAGTGGAGCCAGATTTGCATTTGAATACAACATATTTTTCCAATTGACTCTTCAAATTGGAAATGGTAGAAGAAGCAGAGAAATAAGTTTCCACTTGAGCAATACTTGATCCATGCTGTCCGGACTTGAGTAATGAAAGCAGTTTGATATAATCAGCTTGATCTTCCTGAAAATCATCATATAAAAGTCAATACAATGGAAAATATCAAAATACCAATATTGAACACAAGTAGTTTACCTTGATTTGTCCACTAACAAGAAGGAGTCTCATTTCAGCTTTTAGAATCTTGATATCGTCCAAGTGTCCTGAAAGTCTGGATTGCTGGCATTCATCAATTATTATTGCTTCCCATGTAATGCATCTTAGTTCATGCAAGTCCTGCATATCATATTAAAACATAATgagcagaaaaaagaaaattaataattctacTTTGAAACTTATTGTAGAATATATTAAAGCTGAAATTGTTTCTGAAGTCACTTATCATATGAAGCTGTTAGATATAAGAATATACCTTAACAATAATATGAGAAGATGATAACAGTATTTGAAATAATATTCCACCATGTTCATTAAAAAACTCTAATGCCCTGATGCTACTCCGTGCATCTCTGTCTCCCTTGTAAACTACAAGATTGGCAGATGGTGCCAAACGTAAGAACTCTGTTTCCCATACAGAGAGGGCAGCAGAAGTTGAGATGATGAGAAAAGGCCTCCTCACATTACAATTCAAagataatataaacaaaatcaccTTCATAACCCGCTCCTGCAAAGGTAGTTTAACAATAGCTCAGGCATTCTGATATGCATAAGCAGAATAATTGACATTTATTGCAACCTCCATACTTCTTAGGCATTTcacattttgaaaatgaaagcaaTATTTTCCTTATAGCATGTCTTCACATTGATATTGCAATTTGCTGATACTTCTTTTACTATAAATATGCACGAAAACAAATAATAGCTACAATATTTGGTTGATTAGTGAACATGAATCTCTCTTCCTCACCCCCGCCCCTCGCGTTGTGCATGTCAATGACATTTGTGTGCACAGATCATAAAGAATAC harbors:
- the LOC114407087 gene encoding chromodomain-helicase-DNA-binding protein 8-like isoform X2; protein product: MELGVHSVSKGVKSILDSREVVSKNKVMQREYFVTYHGLAHAHNRWIPESKLLLEAPKLLAKFKRKLQVTTRWKRDWSIPHRLLLKREIVFSKQNDQHFDGHGDNGSNCRYEWLVKWRGLGYDNATWELDDASFLTSPEGRKVIDDYESRRKRAERLSKNHFEANEERKASFSELSVLPTGDSPGFYNQHLTYVNKLRMCWHKGQSALIVDDQIDQERVMKVILFILSLNCNVRRPFLIISTSAALSVWETEFLRLAPSANLVVYKGDRDARSSIRALEFFNEHGGILFQILLSSSHIIVKDLHELRCITWEAIIIDECQQSRLSGHLDDIKILKAEMRLLLVSGQIKEDQADYIKLLSLLKSGQHGSSIAQVETYFSASSTISNLKSQLEKYVVFKCKSGSTRFVEYWVPACLSHLQLEQYCSMLLSNLMLLCSGQKSDSVDALHDLIISIRKCCDHPYLLNPELQSFVTKGLPDEERLNIGIQASGKLQLLEKILLEARSRGLRVLILFQSTCGSGSIGDILDDVLCQRFGKDCYVRYDRGYTPKSKQAALDTFNDGESGKFVFLMENRACLSSVKLSSVDTVILFDSDLEPQNDLRGLQRMSISSQFKQITVFRLYSFFTVEEKILMLAKEGIALDSNVRLLSQSICPTLLKWGASYLFNKLDDLHASVVSTPDTVDMSLLCDTTSELSSQLVCGADDTDCHGWSFISRIQQNGGEYARDVLLPGERIMKSGGEPCGFSWSDLEGRHPKWKFLPVSSQRIRNTVKHFDYGLRESECEKYTFIEKRTASKDNVDPKRRKVSKDNADPEWSKWTMNKVDPKRRKVSNDVVDSKGREVSRNIVDSKYWKTRLKSKKNTSVVNRANKSNGHPLTNETTGKIATNMQFSEKKNPPDIRNLPKPDISGLCDILRFSKKVKAVAMRILEHIFKHYNVNCQEVSTVQAFEISVCWLAACLLEHEIDMKDSLALAKLYLNFDCKEEEATDVYSELWKHVKDFSNCVQNGLCVEKCNRSGASDSNMPELNDLAEEEKQKDFLGTCVSKLVKSVTNELNLQMKSPTTVVSQDLSCTHEICLSPNTPGSFPVEGDAISMESGSEDDRVNAITLITAEDSSVDHGSNDVNPVTGSLERQSPIRSTDITQSDGNVFEDPQILVNKVVAIDNGMNMSTHSAQLDSVEADAGTSASTAVPEVRRWYSVMSPVCDESTALKFPETTLPYMQPSDSNLWPLPQMAMSAIPSFPENNAASTVMPLDDIFRHSGEDHRYIHEAEVILEAPKDLNSSFVSPVIPQPFTSVPMNENATNSPHGITIPGFMNSDYSEAHSVTSEVSHLAYTDPLLGEMSIIENMNEEAFIDLLPIEMERIEKEKEEAFKIHEQKILQLQSDYEKEVEKLSVKYKMLLQNVNTEVALKRTELETQCELVLRNKVLAQVWTHNLDSCEGDVVQCTEQEAMPSSHKTAQD
- the LOC114407087 gene encoding uncharacterized protein LOC114407087 isoform X1 produces the protein MNAETLARYAHSRCIEGLTKECKDNAQENSHSHVKDKKGGEEVVCSNCVRGGVLLSCSGKGCQRRYHPSCVDPPLNYIPLGFWHCIWCTKKKMELGVHSVSKGVKSILDSREVVSKNKVMQREYFVTYHGLAHAHNRWIPESKLLLEAPKLLAKFKRKLQVTTRWKRDWSIPHRLLLKREIVFSKQNDQHFDGHGDNGSNCRYEWLVKWRGLGYDNATWELDDASFLTSPEGRKVIDDYESRRKRAERLSKNHFEANEERKASFSELSVLPTGDSPGFYNQHLTYVNKLRMCWHKGQSALIVDDQIDQERVMKVILFILSLNCNVRRPFLIISTSAALSVWETEFLRLAPSANLVVYKGDRDARSSIRALEFFNEHGGILFQILLSSSHIIVKDLHELRCITWEAIIIDECQQSRLSGHLDDIKILKAEMRLLLVSGQIKEDQADYIKLLSLLKSGQHGSSIAQVETYFSASSTISNLKSQLEKYVVFKCKSGSTRFVEYWVPACLSHLQLEQYCSMLLSNLMLLCSGQKSDSVDALHDLIISIRKCCDHPYLLNPELQSFVTKGLPDEERLNIGIQASGKLQLLEKILLEARSRGLRVLILFQSTCGSGSIGDILDDVLCQRFGKDCYVRYDRGYTPKSKQAALDTFNDGESGKFVFLMENRACLSSVKLSSVDTVILFDSDLEPQNDLRGLQRMSISSQFKQITVFRLYSFFTVEEKILMLAKEGIALDSNVRLLSQSICPTLLKWGASYLFNKLDDLHASVVSTPDTVDMSLLCDTTSELSSQLVCGADDTDCHGWSFISRIQQNGGEYARDVLLPGERIMKSGGEPCGFSWSDLEGRHPKWKFLPVSSQRIRNTVKHFDYGLRESECEKYTFIEKRTASKDNVDPKRRKVSKDNADPEWSKWTMNKVDPKRRKVSNDVVDSKGREVSRNIVDSKYWKTRLKSKKNTSVVNRANKSNGHPLTNETTGKIATNMQFSEKKNPPDIRNLPKPDISGLCDILRFSKKVKAVAMRILEHIFKHYNVNCQEVSTVQAFEISVCWLAACLLEHEIDMKDSLALAKLYLNFDCKEEEATDVYSELWKHVKDFSNCVQNGLCVEKCNRSGASDSNMPELNDLAEEEKQKDFLGTCVSKLVKSVTNELNLQMKSPTTVVSQDLSCTHEICLSPNTPGSFPVEGDAISMESGSEDDRVNAITLITAEDSSVDHGSNDVNPVTGSLERQSPIRSTDITQSDGNVFEDPQILVNKVVAIDNGMNMSTHSAQLDSVEADAGTSASTAVPEVRRWYSVMSPVCDESTALKFPETTLPYMQPSDSNLWPLPQMAMSAIPSFPENNAASTVMPLDDIFRHSGEDHRYIHEAEVILEAPKDLNSSFVSPVIPQPFTSVPMNENATNSPHGITIPGFMNSDYSEAHSVTSEVSHLAYTDPLLGEMSIIENMNEEAFIDLLPIEMERIEKEKEEAFKIHEQKILQLQSDYEKEVEKLSVKYKMLLQNVNTEVALKRTELETQCELVLRNKVLAQVWTHNLDSCEGDVVQCTEQEAMPSSHKTAQD